From the Polyangiaceae bacterium genome, one window contains:
- a CDS encoding RNA polymerase sigma factor, with protein MDSLEQARQRVERGELDAFRSIVAQTSDMLVRLSARILGNVSDAEDVVQEAYVKTYQVLTTGQFGGRSSLKTWLYRVVTNGSIDALRKRQRKAEVGDDVMVDMADAHGSGALEARLALQELADLLQGLPEDQRAALVLKGVEGLSTAEIADIMQCSEGAVEQRLVRARVYLRSKRRLP; from the coding sequence TTGGACTCACTCGAACAGGCCCGGCAGCGCGTGGAGCGTGGAGAGCTGGACGCGTTCCGGAGCATCGTAGCTCAGACCAGCGACATGCTCGTTCGCTTGAGCGCTCGCATACTCGGAAACGTTTCAGATGCCGAAGACGTCGTACAGGAGGCCTACGTGAAGACCTATCAGGTGCTGACGACCGGGCAGTTCGGCGGACGGTCATCCCTGAAGACGTGGCTGTACCGTGTGGTCACCAATGGAAGCATCGATGCGTTGCGAAAGCGCCAGCGAAAAGCAGAGGTCGGAGACGACGTGATGGTGGACATGGCGGACGCGCACGGAAGTGGAGCGCTGGAGGCTCGCCTTGCCCTGCAGGAACTCGCTGACCTGCTGCAAGGGTTGCCTGAGGACCAACGCGCGGCACTGGTGCTCAAGGGCGTAGAGGGTCTGAGTACCGCCGAGATTGCGGACATCATGCAGTGTAGCGAGGGTGCGGTGGAACAGCGCTTGGTGCGAGCTCGGGTATACTTGAGAAGCAAGAGGAGACTGCCGTGA
- a CDS encoding HDOD domain-containing protein, with amino-acid sequence MTPFKQCMHGALARQDSVELADAAEAVIEYQLASGKFKVPLLPPNAELVLRAATQPEPDLATIGKTLHRDGMIASHVLRLANSPVYRGVTAISGLDQAVLRLGANKLREIALIVGCKRVLLSTLGYEEELSAILRHGLATAIVAEAIARTLQQDQEQSFLQGLVHDIGEAVIIHAISRLPSGTPPRELVLGLARRHHVRASVSVVGQWQLPTRLGEVIAHHHDDEPPAEVAMAVRRLQLAESLLEEEPDAELMQRSVDYLALPASSISQLRKSAGVAMEQAIEFF; translated from the coding sequence ATGACGCCGTTCAAGCAGTGTATGCACGGGGCCCTCGCGCGCCAAGACTCGGTCGAGCTGGCGGACGCCGCGGAAGCGGTCATCGAGTACCAACTGGCATCCGGGAAGTTCAAGGTACCCCTCCTGCCTCCAAATGCGGAGCTAGTGCTGCGAGCGGCAACCCAGCCTGAGCCAGACCTGGCCACCATCGGCAAGACGCTGCACCGCGACGGCATGATCGCCAGTCACGTGCTGCGCCTCGCGAACTCGCCCGTCTACCGCGGCGTGACCGCCATTTCTGGGTTGGACCAGGCCGTGTTGCGCCTCGGCGCCAACAAGCTCCGGGAGATCGCGCTGATCGTCGGCTGCAAGCGCGTTCTGCTCTCGACCTTGGGATACGAAGAAGAGTTGAGTGCCATCCTGCGGCACGGTTTGGCGACGGCAATCGTGGCGGAGGCAATCGCGCGCACGTTGCAGCAAGACCAAGAGCAGTCCTTCCTCCAAGGTCTCGTACACGACATCGGAGAGGCCGTGATCATCCACGCCATCTCCCGACTTCCGAGCGGCACCCCGCCCCGCGAGCTGGTACTGGGCCTGGCGCGACGTCACCATGTGCGCGCGTCGGTCAGCGTCGTGGGGCAGTGGCAGCTACCGACGCGGCTGGGCGAGGTGATTGCCCATCATCACGATGACGAGCCGCCGGCCGAAGTGGCGATGGCGGTGCGCCGACTGCAATTGGCAGAGTCGCTATTGGAGGAGGAACCCGATGCGGAGCTGATGCAGCGCTCGGTGGACTACCTGGCACTGCCAGCAAGTTCCATCAGTCAGCTGCGCAAGTCGGCCGGTGTCGCAATGGAGCAGGCGATCGAGTTCTTCTGA
- a CDS encoding HlyD family efflux transporter periplasmic adaptor subunit, whose amino-acid sequence MTEGNQRAKRTAAKWGRRVLFGALGVGLLALIVVSFMPKAVPVETSTATTGTLTVTVDEDGKTRVKDRYVVSAPLAGSLARIELHPGDVVKPGQTLARLVPMQAPLLDARSRAEAEARLRAADAARRQAKAQIERAKAAHTLAKKTADRTVQLSKTGVTPPAEADQAILEERARNAEVSSAEFGAKVADYEVQMARAAVGALSDKKKSSDQMDVTSPVAGRVLKVIQESEGVVQAGAPLVEIGDPTALEIVVDVLTSDAVRIRPGARARVQRWGGDDLAAQVRLIEPSAFTRLSSLGVEEQRVNAVIDLREPYEKWTALMDGFRVEAKIVVWESKAVLSIPTSALFQAGEDFAVFVVEGEVAHRREVSVGQNNGLHAEVLSGVADGERVIVHPSDLVSDGTKVVER is encoded by the coding sequence ATGACCGAAGGCAACCAGCGCGCTAAACGAACCGCAGCAAAGTGGGGGCGTCGAGTGCTGTTCGGCGCACTGGGTGTCGGGCTATTGGCGCTGATCGTGGTTTCGTTCATGCCCAAGGCAGTGCCGGTCGAAACCTCGACGGCTACGACTGGTACGCTGACCGTCACCGTCGACGAGGACGGGAAGACTCGCGTCAAGGATCGCTACGTCGTCTCCGCGCCGCTCGCGGGATCGCTGGCCCGCATCGAATTGCACCCTGGGGACGTCGTGAAGCCGGGCCAGACGCTGGCTCGCCTGGTGCCGATGCAGGCTCCACTCCTGGACGCACGCAGCCGCGCGGAAGCCGAGGCGCGCCTTCGCGCAGCTGACGCAGCACGCAGGCAGGCCAAAGCACAGATCGAGCGCGCCAAGGCCGCGCACACCCTGGCCAAGAAGACCGCCGACCGCACAGTTCAACTGTCGAAGACTGGGGTGACTCCTCCGGCCGAGGCAGACCAAGCGATTTTGGAAGAGCGCGCGCGCAACGCCGAAGTGTCGAGTGCCGAGTTCGGCGCGAAGGTGGCGGACTACGAGGTGCAGATGGCACGGGCGGCGGTGGGCGCTCTGAGCGACAAGAAGAAGTCCTCGGATCAAATGGACGTAACGAGTCCCGTCGCGGGCCGCGTGTTGAAGGTCATTCAGGAAAGCGAGGGCGTCGTGCAAGCGGGCGCGCCCCTGGTGGAGATCGGGGACCCGACTGCCCTCGAGATTGTCGTGGACGTGCTGACCAGCGATGCCGTTCGCATTCGACCCGGTGCTAGGGCTCGAGTGCAACGCTGGGGTGGCGATGATCTGGCTGCCCAGGTGCGGCTGATCGAACCGTCTGCGTTCACTCGGCTCAGCTCTCTGGGTGTGGAGGAACAACGCGTGAATGCCGTCATCGACCTGCGCGAACCCTACGAGAAGTGGACGGCGCTGATGGATGGCTTTCGTGTGGAAGCAAAGATCGTGGTGTGGGAGTCGAAGGCAGTGCTGTCCATTCCGACCAGCGCGCTCTTCCAGGCCGGCGAGGACTTCGCGGTGTTCGTCGTGGAAGGTGAAGTAGCGCACCGACGTGAAGTCAGCGTTGGGCAGAACAACGGGCTACATGCGGAAGTGTTGTCTGGGGTCGCGGACGGCGAGCGCGTGATCGTGCACCCGAGCGATTTGGTCTCCGACGGCACCAAGGTGGTGGAGCGCTAG
- a CDS encoding archease: MSERWRTPQPYAEIDHTADAGVLVEGRTTRETLARLVLALGQLLAGEGAVDHERDVVVEVAAGPLDLVAVDVLRELLFRFDRDGVIPESCEVLRLSPTDGAQLHVGVGSFDPQRHGEGLEIKAVTLHDARFEPMDGGYQAQVIFDL, translated from the coding sequence GTGTCGGAGCGTTGGCGCACTCCACAGCCTTATGCCGAGATCGACCACACTGCCGACGCGGGCGTCCTGGTCGAAGGGCGCACTACCCGCGAGACTCTGGCACGCCTGGTGCTCGCCCTGGGCCAACTGCTGGCGGGCGAAGGGGCCGTCGATCACGAACGTGACGTAGTCGTAGAGGTGGCTGCTGGCCCACTTGATCTCGTGGCCGTCGACGTCCTGCGCGAGCTTCTGTTCAGGTTCGACCGAGACGGGGTGATTCCCGAAAGCTGCGAGGTGCTGCGGCTTTCCCCGACCGACGGTGCCCAGCTTCACGTGGGAGTCGGGTCCTTCGACCCCCAACGCCACGGGGAAGGCCTGGAAATCAAGGCCGTGACGCTACACGACGCTCGATTCGAGCCCATGGACGGCGGCTACCAGGCGCAGGTCATTTTCGACCTGTAG